The genomic DNA AAACATGATAAAGGGGTGGTTGAAATTGGGATCTTCCACCGGTTTTTTCTTTATCAGGCTCGGAAGAGCAAATAAAATAAATATAGATCCAACCAAGAGGAGAAAGACTTTGATTGCAATAAATGCAATCGAAACTCCCCCGTCTTCGATTTGGATCCCATTGTTTAAAATCACAAAATTCATACTTTAGCTTCTATTATGCGAATCATGACTACGTCCATCTTTCTGGAGGAATTTTATACCATTTTATACTTTCCAACCAGAAAGAATTTCCGCTGCCATTACCGTCGGCGGAATGGAAGGTTTTCAGTTTTATTTTACTAAAATAACTCTAATTCAGACATTCCATCACTTACAAAAAGCAGGTGGGTTATTTTTAGGATTTTTAATCCGAGTATAACAAACAGTCGCTCCTTCGGTGGTCATTCCAAAAAGATTCAAAGGACCTCCCACTGGATACTGAGCCGTCGAAGCAGGACCTTCTTGCCAATTGATACGATAGTTTCCTTCGGAACCTGTGATCTGCCCTTTGACCACAGAGTTTGTTTTTTTATAGCAAGATTTGATATCCCGACCGTTGCTAATGATGAGCCAAGCATTGGGATTTGGACTTGGGTCAGTGACACAATTGTTTGTTAGAACCCAATTTCCTTCTAAGATCGTTTTCGCCTCTTCCGCAGAAGTTTTATCTCCCGACTGGCAATGGAATACAAAGGCAGAAAGTGCAAACGCAAACAGAAACGTAATTTTCTTCAAAACATGCTCCTTTGCAGAAATATATTATTTCTACAAGGAGAGATTAGATACCAAAATTGGAAAAGATTGTCAAATCTTTCTATGTTGTTTGGATTTATTTTTATATTTCTCAGGAATCTTTAGAATGATGTTCCTGATACAAAGGATCTCCACACAAAACAGGAACCAGCCGCCACCTAACGAAATTGAAATGCCTAATAATATTTTTCAGTGGAGAATGTTTTTCATTGAAATATATAAAAAATACCTTCTATATTGTTTTTGTAACGGTATTATGAAAGTTGGCATTACGTTGGAACCATCTAAAAAATGAATTTCAGTAAACAGAAACAATGGATCATTTTAATATTTTTCTGTTTCATTGCAAAAGATACATTCGCAGAAGAAATCGAACGGAAAAAAACACAAATTCTCTTTACTCCTTGGATCATACAATCAGATAAAGGGAATCAAAACAGAGAAATACCAAGTTCCTTCAATCTACAGATCCTTTATTCACCGTTTAAAAACATTTATTTAGGATTTATCTATGGGATTGGGAAAGGCAAAGATGAGTCCTATGGGCAGTACTATTCGAATCCTAATAGAACCAATGCCATCTATGAATTTTCACGGACCAAACAGGGCGAGACTTTTGCTTTCAACATTCAATACTATATAGCAACTTCCATCTTTGCCAGCCTGAATTTAGGTTTAGAAAAAGGATTCACTGTAAAAAGAGAAAATTATACAAATTATTCTCAAAACAATACCAACCTGGAACCTTACTTACATAACACATCTTTCTCTGACCGCGTTTTTAGTTCGATCGGACTCGGTTATAAAACGGAAATTTGGGATTACTTTTTGTTTGCATTGGAACTACAATGTGGGTACATCGAAGCAGGCAGAACAAATCATAACGTAACATTTAATCCAAATTATTACGAAGGATCGTTACCCAAACAATACCAGGATTTACTCCTAAGCCAAAGTCTGAACCAATCGTACCCTAAAAATGCAACTTTTTCTCAAGTTTTAATTTCCGCTGGACTCACATTCTAATTGTAGCATTAAATGATTGTTAATCATATAGAATCATCATGATACTAGTAAAATTCAAATTCACAAAAACATAGAACCAGGAAAATCAGATGAGAAAATTAATCATGTGGAACGTAGTCACCCTAGATGGATATTTCGAAGGTGAAAAAAGTTGGGATCTTAGTTTTCACGGACAAGTTTACGGAAAAGAACTTGAAGAATTCAGCCTCATCCAATTGAACTCAGCCGACTGCCTCGTGTTTGGTGCCACTACATATAAAGGTATGGCCGATTATTGGACAAATGCGAACGAAGACGAAGGAGACGTTGCCAAGTATATGAACAGAATCCAAAAACTTGTCTGTTCCCGAACTCTCCAAACGGCAAACTGGAACAATTCAATCATTGTAAAAGATGCAGTTCTTGAAATCCCAAAATGGAAACAGGAAGGGAATGGAGATATGTTTGTATTCGGCAGTGGAAACCTTTCTGAATCTTTACTCAAAGCAAACCTATTTGATGAAATCCGATTGTGTGTAGCTCCCGTATTTTTAGGGAAAGGAAAACTTCTATTCCAAGAAGGAATCCCAGAGAAGAATTTAAATCTCATCGAAACTCGAGCCCTTACCACAGGCGGAGTCATCCTTCGGTATGGATTCCAGTAATGGGGAAAACAAAACTTGACTGTAATACACAATTGTGATACATTTTATATATGATTAGTTTGCGTCTTCCGCCTGATTTAGAAAGAAAATTAGATGCCTTTGCAAAATCCGAGGGGAAAAGCCGTACAGAAGTCGTAAGAGATTCTATTCTGGAATATTTTAAAAATCGAAGCGATAACAAAACTCCATTTGAACTAGGTTTAGATTTATTCGGAAAACATAATTCTGGTATTACTGATTTAGCAGAGAAACGAAAAGAATACATCCGCCAAGCGATTGGGAAAAAAAATGAAAAACGTAGCTCTCATTGATTCTGGCCCAATCATTGCTCTATTTAATTCAAAAGATAAATTTCATAAAGCCACTTTAAAATTTCTTAAATCTTACAGAGGTGAATTAATATCGTCTTGGCCTGTAATCACCGAAGTAATTTACCTACTCTCTTTTTCTGTTGAAGCTCAATCTGACTTCCTTGAATGGATTGAAAGAGGAAGTATTCAGGTTATCGATTTAAGTATTGAAGATCTCAAATACATTAAAAATCGGATGAGAAAATACTCTGATTTACCAATGGATTTAGCAGATGCTTCCCTAATGTGTATTTCAGAAAAACAAGGAATCGAACGAATTGTCAGTATTGATTCAGACTTTTCCATTTACAAAACTTTAAAAGGAAAGTTTCTACAAAACCTGTTTAAAGTTTAAATATAAGATTACAAAATTAAAACTTAGCACCTTCCGAAGCCCATCATCACTTTCCCAAACGAAAAACGATTCCTCTCACCTAGCCCACCTCTTCCCTCTTTCCACTCTCCGCCTGTTTTCGAAACACTTCCAAAATCGCACAAAACAAAATCACTCCACCACCTAACCAAAGTCTATCGGGTGGCACTTCTCCTAGAAAATACCAGGCCGCCAAACTTCCGTAAATCGGACTAAGTGTTGACAAAGTTCCGGCAGTGGTCACAGACAAGTTCGATAAACTCCGAATCCAAATGGTATGAGCAAGTGAAGTAAACACTCCCGCAAGAACCACTTGGAATACCAGGTATTTGGGTTCTGCGAGCATCACAAAAAGACCATCCGCAAAAGGAAGGAGAACAATGCTAGTTGCAATCAGTTGTGTGAAAAGAATTTGGGCGCTCGGATAATGAACATGCATTTCTTTGGTGAGTAAATTACGAATGGCATAAAGAACAGCAGAGACAACCCCCCAAACCACTCCTTGGAACATTTGATTATCCCAAGAAAGATCCGGCACTATGAGAAAAAGTCCAAAAAAAGAAAAAAGGGCCAAAAAGAAAGCAAAAGGTTCCGGCCTTTTCCCACCAAACAATGGTTCTAAGATAGCAGAAAACACAGGATAGGTGAAAAGGGACAACATTCCCACAGCCACAGTCGAAACCTGGATGGAGTGAAAATAGGTAACCCAATGCAGAGCAAATAAAATTCCAATCCCAAAAACAAAAGCAGAGTCCTTAAAACTGCGATAAGAAACAGACTTGCCACGAAGCCAAAAGAAAAGTCCAAGTAAAATGACGGAAAATAGTGCCCGACCAGAAATGATCGTGACTGCCGGAAAGGGAAGGAGTTTGGCAAACAAAGTGACGTTCCCCATAATGAGGATCGTCAAATTGAGTTCCAATACAGATCGTAGAAACGAAGGAGAAGAAGACTTCACTTCTTACTTAGGATTCAACCCCCAGAAATTTGGCGATGGATTTTCTGTCTTTTTCCAAACTATGTTTGTGAATTTCTTCGATTGCTTTCTCCACAATAGGAGAAACAAAAAGAAGACTAGAAATCACATCCACATCATATGTACGTTTGGATTCCGATCCATCTGCTTCGTATTTACTTTTCCCTTTGATCACAAATACATTGTCTTTCCCTGGAGGTGAGATTTTGAATTCGTGAGTGTTGGTAGTAATGTCAAAAGTGGATTCTTCAAGAAGGGAAAGATCGTTAAGGGCTGCCGAAAGTACGGCAGGCATAGATCCTTCCAAACTCACTTTACGTTTCTGACGAATGATATTTCCCTCTTTTGTTTCTTCCAATAGAGTGACATTTTTTAAATCAGGGAACTGATCCAAATGTTTGTATCTTTCCTCTCTAGCATGAAGGAGTTTATCTACCGAAACGGGAAATGTATGTGTTACTTGGTATTTCACTATTTTTTCTTACCTTTCTTTTTAGCAGGTTTGGATTTCTTTGCCGCTTTTTTTACAGCTTTTTTCACTGCCTTCTTAGCAGCTTTCTTCGCCGACTTTTTGTTTGCTGGTTTGGCAGGTTTAGAAGTTTTTTTAGCCGAAGGTTTTACCTGCGCTGTTTTTGGCTTCGCTGCTGGTTTGGTAACTTTTGGTTTTGCAGATGATTTAGGGGAACGATTCACTTGTTCCATCAAATCCTCATCTTCCCAATAAAATAC from Leptospira congkakensis includes the following:
- a CDS encoding dihydrofolate reductase family protein translates to MRKLIMWNVVTLDGYFEGEKSWDLSFHGQVYGKELEEFSLIQLNSADCLVFGATTYKGMADYWTNANEDEGDVAKYMNRIQKLVCSRTLQTANWNNSIIVKDAVLEIPKWKQEGNGDMFVFGSGNLSESLLKANLFDEIRLCVAPVFLGKGKLLFQEGIPEKNLNLIETRALTTGGVILRYGFQ
- a CDS encoding ribbon-helix-helix protein, CopG family — encoded protein: MISLRLPPDLERKLDAFAKSEGKSRTEVVRDSILEYFKNRSDNKTPFELGLDLFGKHNSGITDLAEKRKEYIRQAIGKKNEKRSSH
- a CDS encoding type II toxin-antitoxin system VapC family toxin, with amino-acid sequence MKNVALIDSGPIIALFNSKDKFHKATLKFLKSYRGELISSWPVITEVIYLLSFSVEAQSDFLEWIERGSIQVIDLSIEDLKYIKNRMRKYSDLPMDLADASLMCISEKQGIERIVSIDSDFSIYKTLKGKFLQNLFKV
- a CDS encoding DMT family transporter, with protein sequence MTILIMGNVTLFAKLLPFPAVTIISGRALFSVILLGLFFWLRGKSVSYRSFKDSAFVFGIGILFALHWVTYFHSIQVSTVAVGMLSLFTYPVFSAILEPLFGGKRPEPFAFFLALFSFFGLFLIVPDLSWDNQMFQGVVWGVVSAVLYAIRNLLTKEMHVHYPSAQILFTQLIATSIVLLPFADGLFVMLAEPKYLVFQVVLAGVFTSLAHTIWIRSLSNLSVTTAGTLSTLSPIYGSLAAWYFLGEVPPDRLWLGGGVILFCAILEVFRKQAESGKREEVG
- a CDS encoding DUF2505 family protein; this translates as MKYQVTHTFPVSVDKLLHAREERYKHLDQFPDLKNVTLLEETKEGNIIRQKRKVSLEGSMPAVLSAALNDLSLLEESTFDITTNTHEFKISPPGKDNVFVIKGKSKYEADGSESKRTYDVDVISSLLFVSPIVEKAIEEIHKHSLEKDRKSIAKFLGVES